One region of Quercus lobata isolate SW786 chromosome 2, ValleyOak3.0 Primary Assembly, whole genome shotgun sequence genomic DNA includes:
- the LOC115968027 gene encoding uncharacterized protein LOC115968027 has product MKWHVNGRTDDGVMWHPTDSDAWKMFNSKHLHFSSDPRNVRLGLAADGFNPFGIMSTSHSTWPVMLVPYNLPPWLCMKRSSLILSLVIPVPTSLGIAIDVYLEPLVEELRELWDVGVQAYDASSKEEFQLRAALMWTINDFPAYADLSGWSTKGELAYPSCVVKTESRYLRNGHKFCYIGHRRWLDVDHDFYKDGMSFDGSNDTRLAPEPTVTSDIIVETEHLLRRCLEKNVMDNILSTLLNLKDKTKDNYKARLDLADMGIRSELHLQRKSDDQYTILAACFHMTSLEIDGFLQVLKDVTVPDVYASNISRRVNMKERKISGLKSHDNHILMQQLFPIALRGSLPSHVTRPLIKLACFFREICSKTLMVSDIVSSEAEIAVTLCELEKIFPPSFFTMMVHLVMHLAAEAKIGGPVHYRWMYPIERYLSRLKSYVRNRAASEGSIAEGYIVEECLTFCSWYMEEVETIFNRPSRMIEEATGVMSLIGADKEREGVSDTFVALSKWPYIYEKRFKHYVINGLKFRSVNDEANRKTQNSGVSVAIDGGNTYYGILSDIIELNYSDNIKHMLFKCKWVHDQHRRGYRTDEFGFPMVNFTHFIHGGDKMMDEPYVLASQAPQVFYVEDKRHKDWYAVVKTKARDMFDAGVGPQREEDDTYSFSENVLYNISTNEVVSDHRRWARDDLKGMTIDASIIAERDLHGVNNEDEFIDDESDNEDDNKDEYTEDE; this is encoded by the exons ATGAAATGGCATGTTAATGGTCGTACTGATGATGGGGTAATGTGGCATCCTACTGACTCAGATGCATGGAAAATGTTTAACAGTAAGCATTTACACTTCTCATCTGACCCTCGTAATGTCAGACTTGGATTAGCTGCAGATGGGTTCAACCCCTTCGGAATTATGAGTACTAGTCACAGTACATGGCCTGTCATGTTGGTACCGTACAATCTACCACCTTGGTTGTGCATGAAACGGTCATCTTTGATTCTATCATTAGTTATTCCTGTTCCTACCTCACTAGGGATTGCTATAGATGTGTACTTGGAACCGTTAGTAGAAGAACTAAGGGAGTTATGGGATGTTGGAGTACAAGCATACGATGCATCTTCAAAAGAAGAATTCCAATTGCGTGCAGCATTGATGTGGACCATAAATGATTTTCCTGCATACGCAGATTTGTCGGGTTGGAGTACCAAAGGTGAGTTAGCGTATCCTTCTTGTGTCGTGAAAACCGAGTCTCGATATTTGAGAAATGGTCACAAATTCTGTTACATAGGACATCGACGATGGTTGGATGTTGACCATGATTTCTACAAAGATGGTATGTCATTTGATGGATCTAATGATACTCGATTGGCTCCTGAACCAACAGTCACATCTGACATTATTGTGGAAACTGAACATTTACTTAGACGTTGTCTGG AGAAGAATGTGATGGACAATATACTAAGCACACTGTTGAACTTGAAGGATAAAACAAAGGATAATTACAAGGCACGCCTTGACTTGGCGGACATGGGGATAAGGAGTGAACTGCACCTACAACGAAAAAGTGATGATCAGTATACCATACTGGCCGCATGTTTTCATATGACTTCATTGGAGATAGATGGTttcttgcaagttttgaaggacGTAACAGTGCCCGATGTGTACGCTTCCAATATCTCACGCCGTGTGAATATGAAAGAACGCAAGATTTCTGGTTTGAAGAGTCATGATAATCACATATTGATGCAGCAACTTTTTCCCATAGCATTACGTGGGTCTTTGCCATCTCATGTTACTAGGCCTTTGATAAAGTTAGCTTGCTTCTTTAGAGAAATTTGTTCCAAAACCCTTATGGTTTCAGATATTGTGTCTAGTGAGGCAGAGATTGCAGTGACATTGTGTGAATTGGAAAAGATATTTCCTCCATCCTTCTTTACAATGATGGTACATTTGGTCATGCACTTAGCTGCTGAAGCTAAGATTGGTGGTCCAGTGCACTACCGTTGGATGTATCCCATTGAGAG GTACCTCTCACGTCTTAAGTCTTACGTACGAAATAGAGCTGCATCGGAAGGGTCTATTGCTGAAGGATACATAGTAGAGGAGTGCTTAACATTTTGTTCATGGTATATGGAAGAAGTTGAAACTATATTCAATCGACCCTCCAGGATGATTGAGGAGGCAACGGGG GTGATGTCACTCATTGGTGCTGATAAGGAAAGGGAGGGAGTTAGTGATACCTTTGTTGCATTGTCCAAATGGCCGTATATTTATGAAAAGCGGTTCAAGCATTATGTAATAAATGGCTTAAAATTTAGGAGTGTAAATGATGAGGCAAACAGGAAAACGCAGAATAGTGGAGTTAGTGTCGCTATTGATGGGGGCAATACTTACTATggtattttaagtgatataATCGAGTTGAATTATTCTGACAATATCAAACATATGTTATTTAAGTGTAAATGGGTTCATGACCAACATAGGAGAGGATATAGGACCGATGAATTTGGGTTTCCTATGGTAAACTTTACACACTTCATACATGGTGGGGATAAAATGATGGATGAACCATATGTCTTGGCATCTCAAGCTCCACAAGTTTTTTATGTGGAAGATAAAAGGCACAAGGATTGGTATGCTGTTGTCAAAACTAAAGCTAGGGACATGTTTGATGCTGGTGTTGGTCCCCAACGTGAGGAGGATGACACATATAGTTTTTCTGAAAATGTTCTCTACAATATAAGTACTAATGAGGTTGTGAGTGACCATCGTCGTTGGGCTCGAGATGATCTAAAGGGAATGACAATTGATGCCTCCATCATTGCTGAAAGAGATCTTCATGGAGTAAACAATGAAGATGAGTTTATTGACGATGAGTCTGACAATGAAGATGACAACAAGGATGAGTACACCGAGGATGAGTAG